The following coding sequences are from one Thermostichus vulcanus str. 'Rupite' window:
- a CDS encoding ion channel, which produces MGQPGGHRPLVRRGIPSQGLRDLYHLLLTLSWPGFLGVLAGGYILANVGFALLYLIGTNNIANARSGHFGDAFFFSVQTMASIGYGAMYPLSLYANVLVTLEAMLGVAGTAVATGLVFSRISRPTARVMFSRVAVVHVYEGCPTLMFRVANQRFNQIVEAQIRVTLAYNQVSAEGEWMRRLYDLRLVRSTSPIFAVTWTVMHRIERDSPLYRLTLQDLEAGQAELIITLTGIDDTFSQTIHARHSYLADEIHWGQRFADILHLDSHGNRYVDYSHFHTTLPI; this is translated from the coding sequence ATGGGACAACCTGGTGGCCATCGCCCTTTGGTTCGCCGTGGGATCCCGTCGCAGGGGTTGCGAGATCTGTATCATCTGTTGTTGACCCTATCTTGGCCGGGATTTTTGGGGGTGCTGGCTGGAGGGTACATTTTGGCCAATGTCGGCTTTGCCCTGCTTTATTTGATTGGCACCAACAATATTGCCAATGCTCGCTCAGGCCACTTTGGGGATGCCTTCTTTTTTAGTGTGCAGACCATGGCCAGCATCGGCTATGGAGCCATGTATCCCCTTAGCCTTTATGCCAATGTGCTGGTCACCCTTGAGGCGATGCTGGGGGTGGCAGGTACGGCTGTGGCCACAGGTTTGGTCTTTTCCCGTATTTCGCGGCCTACGGCCCGGGTCATGTTCAGCCGCGTGGCCGTTGTTCATGTCTACGAAGGCTGCCCTACCTTGATGTTTCGGGTGGCCAACCAGCGCTTCAACCAGATTGTCGAGGCCCAAATTCGCGTCACACTTGCCTATAACCAGGTTTCAGCGGAAGGGGAATGGATGCGGCGGCTCTACGACTTACGCCTGGTGCGCTCCACGTCTCCCATTTTTGCGGTGACCTGGACGGTGATGCACCGGATCGAGCGGGATAGCCCCCTTTACCGCCTCACACTTCAAGATCTAGAGGCAGGTCAGGCGGAGCTGATCATCACCCTGACCGGCATCGACGATACCTTTTCCCAAACCATCCATGCTCGCCACTCCTATCTGGCGGATGAGATTCACTGGGGGCAGCGGTTTGCCGACATCCTGCACCTCGACAGCCATGGAAATCGCTATGTGGATTACTCCCACTTTCATACCACTCTGCCGATTTAA
- a CDS encoding SulP family inorganic anion transporter, producing the protein MLSQAKEQQSEGGKFLYWRRRLSLDNWRGDLFGGLTTAIVSLPMALAFGVASGAGPVAGLYGAVCVGFFAALFGGTPTLISEPTGPMTVMMTAVIANVTARYPDQGLALAFTVVMLGGLFQLLFGALKLGKYITLMPYSVISGFMSGIGWIMILLQIPPILGQVNRGGVIGAVQNLPEYLLNLKGPELGLGLLTIGILFFYPKPWRRVVPPQLVALLVGTLVASLFMADLDLRRIGPIPTSLPQLQWPRLPLSSFASLVLDGVVLGMLGCIDTLLTAVIADNLTRTRHDSDQELIGQGIANIVSGLLGGLPGAGATMGTVVNIQSGGRTPLSGMTRAGILLMVVLFAAPLTQGIPMAVLAGIALKVGVDILDWSFLKRAHRLSLKGAAIMYGVMFMTVFVDLIAAVGVGVFVANLLTIQRLSEIHSEEVKAITDADDAVELTPQEKTLLRQAQGQVLLFYLSGPMIFGVSQAISRQHQAVASCQALVLDLSDVPMLGVSATLSLENAIRDALDQRKQVWIVGAKGRIRQRLENLHLPIPPERFVDSRELALAEAVTQLGLQPQPSPLV; encoded by the coding sequence ATGTTGAGCCAAGCGAAAGAACAACAGTCTGAGGGCGGGAAATTTTTGTACTGGCGTCGGCGTCTGAGCTTGGACAACTGGCGCGGGGATCTCTTCGGTGGACTGACAACCGCCATTGTTTCCTTGCCGATGGCGTTGGCCTTCGGGGTGGCCTCTGGGGCGGGGCCGGTGGCGGGGCTGTACGGGGCGGTGTGTGTTGGCTTTTTTGCTGCCCTGTTTGGCGGTACCCCGACGCTCATCTCCGAACCCACCGGGCCGATGACGGTGATGATGACGGCGGTGATCGCCAATGTAACAGCTCGCTATCCGGATCAGGGGTTGGCGCTGGCCTTCACCGTCGTGATGCTGGGGGGGCTGTTTCAACTGCTGTTTGGGGCCCTGAAATTGGGCAAATACATCACCCTCATGCCCTACAGCGTGATCTCCGGCTTTATGTCGGGGATTGGCTGGATCATGATTTTGTTGCAGATTCCCCCGATTTTGGGCCAAGTCAATCGGGGCGGGGTGATCGGGGCGGTGCAGAACCTGCCGGAGTATCTCCTTAACCTTAAGGGGCCAGAACTGGGGTTGGGGCTGCTGACAATCGGGATCCTCTTCTTCTATCCCAAACCTTGGCGACGAGTGGTGCCACCACAGTTGGTGGCGTTGTTGGTGGGAACCCTGGTTGCCAGTCTGTTTATGGCTGATCTGGATTTGCGCCGCATTGGCCCTATCCCCACCAGTTTGCCGCAGTTGCAGTGGCCGCGCTTGCCCTTGTCTTCTTTCGCCAGCTTGGTGCTAGATGGGGTGGTACTGGGGATGCTGGGCTGTATCGACACCTTGCTGACGGCGGTGATTGCCGATAACCTCACCCGCACCCGCCACGATTCGGATCAAGAGCTGATTGGGCAAGGGATTGCCAATATCGTCTCCGGTTTGCTGGGAGGGTTGCCGGGGGCTGGAGCCACCATGGGTACGGTGGTGAACATCCAATCAGGCGGACGCACCCCTTTGTCTGGCATGACCCGAGCCGGGATCCTGCTGATGGTGGTGTTGTTTGCAGCTCCTCTCACGCAAGGGATCCCGATGGCGGTGTTGGCGGGGATTGCCCTCAAGGTGGGGGTGGATATTCTCGATTGGAGCTTCCTGAAGCGGGCGCATCGACTTTCTCTCAAGGGGGCGGCGATCATGTACGGCGTCATGTTCATGACGGTGTTTGTGGACTTGATCGCGGCGGTGGGTGTGGGGGTGTTTGTGGCCAATTTGCTCACCATTCAACGCCTGAGCGAAATCCACTCGGAAGAAGTGAAGGCCATTACCGATGCGGATGATGCGGTTGAGCTGACCCCACAGGAAAAAACGTTGCTGCGGCAGGCCCAGGGTCAGGTGCTGTTGTTTTACCTGAGTGGGCCGATGATCTTCGGGGTTTCCCAAGCGATTTCCCGGCAACACCAGGCGGTGGCCTCCTGTCAGGCATTGGTGCTGGATTTGTCGGATGTGCCGATGCTGGGAGTCTCGGCGACGCTATCGTTGGAAAATGCCATTCGTGATGCCCTGGATCAGCGCAAGCAGGTGTGGATTGTCGGGGCCAAGGGACGGATCCGCCAGCGGCTAGAAAACTTGCATCTGCCCATACCCCCAGAGCGATTTGTGGACAGTCGTGAGTTGGCCCTCGCAGAGGCCGTTACACAGCTGGGGTTACAGCCACAACCCAGTCCATTGGTTTGA